From Salvia splendens isolate huo1 chromosome 16, SspV2, whole genome shotgun sequence, a single genomic window includes:
- the LOC121772543 gene encoding ribosome biogenesis protein NOP53-like, which yields MGKRAKSSRKGKKEWRANISTEDIEDYFEKTTKDALSGGSLADVPSDSLFFLDKSRDLSVKRKIEKNREKVLRCDSVLQRNPFIKAIPSSTQNKKKSNRKGKALPTAVDEDVAQGSLKDESAHDSGVLDLWEEKGEVKAKIKKKPKTCIIPAVEVEHPGCSFNPHPESHQDALARAVADEMQKIYQHELGPQPIPLVVPGEAIDEEYKYFLEADADDGTDDDEQNENQDDDGDVDAEKSSQKTKRVTRVEFNRRARRKEQLRIEAEARKVKGLSKDIDSLSEIMQEIAKEDEEKHNRHLRRIVAKQERLKARPSRLGKYKFEPSPLQVLLTEEKTGSLRQLKGCCTLVRDRYKSLEKRGLIIPTRKGSRR from the exons ATGGGTAAGAGAGCGAAGAGTTCAAGGAAGGGAAAGAAAGAATGGAGGGCCAACATAAgcactgaagacatagaagatTATTTTGAGAAAACCACCAAAGACGCTCTTTCCGGTGGTTCTTTGGCCGATGTGCCTAGTGATTCTCTTTTCTTCCTTGATAAATCCAGAG ATCTTTCTGTTAAGCGGAAGATTGAGAAAAACAGAGAAAAAGTACTGCGATGCGATAGTGTTCTGCAGAGAAACCCCTTTATCAAAGCTATTCCGTCCTCTACACAGAATAAGAAAAAGTCAAATAGAAAGGGTAAAGCTCTACCAACAGCAGTTGATGAAGATGTTGCACAGGGCAGTCTGAAG GATGAAAGTGCACATGATTCTGGAGTTCTTGACTTGTGGGAAGAGAAAG GAGAAGTTAAGGCCAAAATAAAAAAG AAGCCCAAGACTTGCATTATTCCTGCTGTTGAGGTTGAACATCCTGGATGTTCTTTCAATCCTCATCCCGAGAGCCATCAG GATGCTTTAGCTCGTGCTGTTGCGGATGAAATGCAGAAGATTTACCAACATGAATTGGGGCCTCAGCCAATCCCTTTAGTTGTCCCTGGTGAAGCTATTGATGAAGAATAT AAATATTTCCTTGAGGCAGATGCGGACGATGGAACTGATGATGATGAGCAAAATGAAAATCAGGATGATGACGGAGATGTGGATGCAGAAAAAAG TTCTCAGAAAACAAAAAGGGTGACACGGGTGGAGTTCAACCGAAGGGCTAGACGGAAAGAACAGTTGAGAATTGAAGCAGAAGCCAGAAAAGTGAAGGGACTTTCAAAAGACATAGACAG TTTATCAGAAATAATGCAAGAAATAGCGAAAGAGGATGAAGAGAAACATAACAGACATCTTCGGCGGATCGTTGCTAAACAAGAAAGATTGAAAGCTCGTCCATCTCGCTTGGGAAAGTACAA ATTTGAGCCTTCTCCACTCCAAGTTCTGTTAACTGAAGAGAAAACCGGTTCACTTCGGCAGTTGAAG GGCTGTTGTACGCTAGTCAGAGATCGTTACAAGAGCCTGGAGAAAAGAGGCCTGATTATCCCAACAAGGAAGGGTAGCAG GAGGTAG
- the LOC121770043 gene encoding serine/threonine-protein kinase BRI1-like 2, protein MDMKMFLPHLALLLLLTATTAAAAPTSSQTDKLALLSFKKMIQQDPDGALSDWQRTRDPCTFHGVTCNDQRRVTALDLAQSNLVGQISFSPLSSLDMLLSLNLSANSFVVNANSSLLQIPYSVKELELSFSGVIGHLPESMFANCPSLEYVNLAFNNITGFLPENLFLHIDKLKYLDLSYNNVSGTISGLKIEKCSSLTRLDWSGNQISGSLPPSFSNCTSLVELTLPENFLSGEIPSAFGALKNLQTLDLSHNHLTGWIPPELGNTCASLTDLKLSKNNITGSIPASFASCSSLQMLDLSNNNLTGPFPDSILEKLTSLESLLLSGNWISGQFPASISFCKNLKVADFSSNKLSGIIPPDICPGAASLEELRAPDNLLYGPIPGQLSLCSQLKIIDFSINYINGSIPNELGNLENLEQLIAWYNGLEGSIPPELGKCKKLKNLILNNNHLSGKIPTEIFNCANIEWISLTSNALTGEIPKEFGSLSRLAVLQLASNSLSGQIPNELSSCTSLVWLDLNSNQLSGEIPPRLGRQVGSKALTGILSGNTLVFVRNVGNSCRGVGGLLEFAGIRPERLLQVPSLKTCDFTRLYSGPVLSLFTRYQTLEYLDLSYNQLRGKIPDAFGEMIALQVLVISHNQLSGEIPATLGLLKDLGVFDASHNRLQGHIPESFSMLSFLVQIDLSYNELTGQIPQRGQLSTLPASQYANNPGLCGVPLQECQYTQASSNPDDDEQGRKSGRSAPWGNSVVMGILISVAAVCIMIVWAIAARARRREAEGVKMLSSLQASYAATTWKIDKEREPLSINVATFQRQLRKLKFSQLIEATNGFSAASMIGSGGFGEVFKATLKDGSSVAIKKLIRLSCQGDREFMAEMETLGKIKHKNLVPLLGYCKIGEERLLVYEFMDHGSLEEMLHGRSRGKGGRLLRWEERKKIARGAGKGLCFLHHNCIPHIIHRDMKSSNVLLDNEMEARVSDFGMARLISALDTHLSVSTLAGTPGYVPPEYYQSFRCTSRGDVYSFGVILLELLTGKRPTDKEDFGDTNLVGWVKGKVREGKGMEVIDAELMSVNKANDEDEAEQVKEMVKYLEISLQCVDDFPSKRPNMLQVVAMLRDLGSAPNSA, encoded by the coding sequence ATGGACATGAAGATGTTTCTACCTCACCTCGCTCTTCTCCTACTCTTAAcagccaccaccgccgccgctgctccgACCTCATCACAGACCGATAAACTCGCCCTCCTCTCATTCAAAAAGATGATCCAACAAGACCCCGACGGCGCCCTCTCCGACTGGCAGCGCACCAGAGACCCATGCACATTCCACGGCGTCACCTGCAACGATCAACGCCGCGTCACCGCCCTCGATCTCGCCCAGTCCAATCTCGTCGGCCAAATCTCCTTCTCCCCGCTTTCCTCCCTCGACATGCTCCTCTCCCTCAACCTCTCAGCCAACTCCTTCGTCGTCAACGCCAACTCTTCTCTCCTCCAAATTCCATATTCCGTCAAGGAGCTCGAGCTCTCCTTCTCCGGCGTCATCGGCCACTTACCGGAGAGCATGTTCGCCAATTGTCCTAGTCTTGAGTACGTCAATCTTGCCTTCAACAACATCACCGGATTTTTACCGGAGAATCTCTTCCTCCATATTGATAAGCTCAAATATCTCGATCTATCCTACAACAACGTCTCCGGCACCATCTCCGGTTTGAAGATTGAAAAATGCAGCTCCCTTACTCGCCTCGATTGGTCGGGGAATCAGATTTCCGGATCGCTGCCGCCGTCCTTCTCCAATTGCACCAGCCTCGTGGAGCTGACTCTGCCGGAGAATTTCCTCTCCGGCGAAATCCCCTCTGCTTTCGGCGCGCTGAAAAATTTGCAAACCCTAGACCTCTCTCACAACCACCTCACTGGCTGGATCCCTCCGGAGCTCGGCAACACGTGCGCCTCCCTCACCGACCTCAAGCTCTCCAAAAACAACATCACCGGATCGATCCCCGCCTCTTTCGCGTCGTGCTCGTCGCTCCAAATGCTCGATCTCTCCAACAATAATTTGACCGGACCTTTCCCGGATTCGATTCTCGAAAAGTTAACATCTCTGGAGAGCCTCCTTCTCAGCGGCAATTGGATTTCCGGCCAATTTCCTGCGTCAATTTCCTTCTGCAAGAACCTGAAGGTGGCGGATTTCAGCTCCAACAAGTTGTCAGGGATCATCCCACCGGATATATGCCCAGGCGCCGCCTCGCTAGAAGAGCTCCGGGCGCCGGATAATCTCCTCTACGGCCCGATCCCCGGCCAATTGTCCCTATGTTCACAGCTGAAGATAATTGACTTCAGCATCAATTACATCAACGGATCAATTCCAAATGAATTAGGAAATCTGGAGAATTTGGAGCAGCTGATAGCATGGTACAATGGCTTGGAAGGAAGCATACCGCCGGAGCTGGGGAAATGCAAGAAGCTGAAGAATCTGATCTTAAACAACAATCATTTAAGCGGCAAAATCCCTACGGAAATCTTCAATTGCGCTAACATAGAGTGGATTTCCCTCACCAGCAACGCCCTCACCGGCGAAATCCCCAAGGAATTCGGTTCATTATCTCGCCTAGCCGTTCTGCAACTCGCCAGCAACAGCTTGAGCGGCCAAATTCCAAACGAGCTATCGAGTTGCACCAGTTTAGTATGGCTAGACCTCAACAGCAACCAATTGAGCGGCGAGATCCCGCCGCGGCTAGGGCGACAGGTCGGGTCGAAGGCGCTCACCGGAATTCTGTCAGGAAACACACTAGTCTTCGTCAGGAATGTAGGGAACTCGTGCAGAGGAGTCGGAGGCCTTCTCGAATTCGCCGGAATCCGCCCCGAGCGGCTGCTGCAGGTTCCCTCGCTCAAGACCTGCGACTTCACCAGGCTCTACTCCGGCCCTGTTTTGAGTCTCTTCACGCGTTATCAGACGCTCGAGTATCTCGATCTCTCTTACAATCAGCTCCGCGGCAAAATTCCCGATGCGTTTGGCGAGATGATAGCTCTACAGGTTCTGGTCATATCGCACAACCAGTTATCCGGCGAGATTCCGGCGACGCTAGGGTTGCTGAAGGATCTCGGCGTGTTCGACGCTTCGCACAACAGACTTCAGGGGCATATTCCGGAATCCTTCTCGATGCTGTCCTTCTTGGTGCAGATTGATCTGTCCTATAACGAGCTCACCGGGCAGATTCCGCAGAGAGGGCAGCTGAGCACTCTTCCGGCGAGCCAGTACGCGAATAACCCCGGTCTCTGCGGCGTCCCGTTGCAGGAATGCCAGTACACGCAAGCCTCTTCCAATCCGGACGACGACGAGCAGGGGAGGAAGAGCGGGAGGAGTGCCCCTTGGGGTAACAGCGTGGTGATGGGGATACTGATATCCGTAGCCGCAGTTTGCATCATGATCGTGTGGGCCATCGCGGCCCGGGCGCGGCGGAGGGAGGCGGAGGGGGTGAAGATGCTGAGCAGCCTTCAGGCCTCCTACGCCGCGACCACGTGGAAGATCGACAAGGAGAGGGAGCCCCTCAGCATCAACGTCGCCACGTTCCAGCGCCAGCTGAGGAAGCTCAAATTCTCCCAGCTGATCGAGGCCACCAACGGCTTCTCTGCCGCTAGCATGATCGGCTCGGGCGGCTTCGGGGAGGTGTTCAAGGCCACGCTCAAGGACGGCTCCAGCGTTGCCATAAAGAAACTCATCCGCCTCAGCTGCCAAGGCGACAGGGAGTTCATGGCGGAGATGGAAACGCTAGGGAAGATCAAGCACAAGAATCTAGTCCCTCTGCTAGGATACTGCAAAATCGGAGAGGAAAGGCTTCTCGTGTACGAGTTCATGGATCACGGCAGCCTGGAGGAGATGCTCCACGGGCGGTCGAGGGGGAAGGGAGGCAGGTTGCTGAGGTGGGAGGAGAGGAAAAAGATCGCCAGGGGGGCAGGGAAGGGGCTCTGTTTCCTCCACCACAATTGCATCCCGCACATCATCCACCGCGACATGAAGTCGAGCAATGTGCTGCTGGACAACGAGATGGAGGCGCGGGTGTCCGACTTTGGGATGGCACGGCTGATCAGCGCGCTGGACACGCACCTGAGCGTGAGTACCCTGGCGGGGACACCAGGGTACGTGCCACCCGAGTACTACCAGAGCTTCAGGTGCACGTCGAGGGGGGACGTGTACTCGTTTGGGGTGATCCTGCTGGAGCTGCTGACGGGGAAGAGGCCGACGGATAAAGAGGACTTTGGGGACACGAATCTGGTGGGGTGGGTGAAGGGGAAGGTGAGGGAAGGGAAGGGGATGGAGGTGATCGATGCGGAGCTGATGTCGGTGAACAAGGCCAATGATGAGGACGAGGCCGAGCAGGTGAAGGAGATGGTGAAGTACTTGGAGATCTCGCTGCAATGTGTGGACGATTTCCCCTCCAAGCGCCCTAATATGCTGCAGGTTGTCGCCATGCTCAGGGACCTTGGATCTGCTCCCAATAGTGCTTGA
- the LOC121771533 gene encoding uncharacterized protein LOC121771533, with product MNIIDHSLAESHETFGDKYGHIPSLLRKFVGAALDKCKETKMADLVRSCTTNVVSMPWRNNVVTMENGVYVMRHMETYFGEKEKDWDCGLSAKGTKGLEMCRIKIARTLLTCAHNTRGSANQNKATKYWRERPAKFNFERWVENYGL from the exons atgaatataatagaCCACAGCCTTGCTGAATCTCATGAAACGTTCGGCGACAAGTATGGACACATACCCTCTCTGCTG AGGAAGTTCGTGGGTGCTGCACTGGACAAATGCAAAGAAACAAAAATGGCCGATCTCGTACGAAGCTGCACTACTAATGTGGTCTCAATGCCGTGGAGGAACAACGTGGTCACAATGGAGAATGGTGTGTACGTAATGCGCCACATGGAAACGTACTTTGGGGAGAAAGAAAAGGATTGGGATTGCGGGCTGAGTGCAAAAGGAACAAAAGGCTTAGAGATGTGTAGAATCAAGATTGCACGGACGCTCCTTACCTGTGCGCACAACACCCGAGGTTCTGCAAACCAAAATAAAGCGACAAAGTATTGGAGAGAGAGACCTGCAAAGTTCAATTTCGAGAGGTGGGTTGAAAATTATGGTCTATAG